The following proteins come from a genomic window of Amphiura filiformis chromosome 16, Afil_fr2py, whole genome shotgun sequence:
- the LOC140172434 gene encoding uncharacterized protein — protein sequence MLSGDININPGPYAPKYPCGVCNKAVKWKQQAIECEGCSVWYHKQCLNMSDEVFEALQNHVSYTWICTACGIPNFASSLFDFTDSFDLSNPFDPLAASPDTSMDSLNLENLELRDVHHPTSSPKRSVSQRSKAKQKSKCKPIKFLNINCQSVKAKNYRFLVMLDTENPDVITGTESWLNSNIATGEVIPSCYQVFRNDRSGGDSHGGVFIAVKDNLIANEETDLMTETESLWVSIRMQGMTPMYVGVFYRSQVTNTDYVKQLDSALSKIPPQASVWLLGDFNLPDVDWEIFKFKPGGRYAGPSKAMLEIALDFNLHQQVKEPTRLDSILDLCFTNSPSFVESVVVIPGISDHEAVIVNASVKPKLVRPVKRKIFLYKKAKFDDIGDKIKSFDEKLTPDYINAKTVNELVTEFNQVILNSMDEFVPSKMTSSRWKLPWINNSIKKDICKKKRLFNKARNMAPQLPGMPSNIFVDKQTVKSVKQSESMFMISSAVV from the coding sequence TACCCGTGTGGTGTTTGTAACAAGGCTGTGAAATGGAAGCAACAAGCCATCGAATGTGAAGGCTGCAGTGTATGGTATCATAAACAATGTTTGAATATGAGTGACGAAGTGTTTGAAGCTTTACAAAATCATGTTTCTTACACCTGGATTTGTACCGCATGTGGCATTCCAAATTTTGCCTCGTCCCTTTTTGACTTTACAGACAGTTTCGATTTATCAAACCCATTTGACCCATTGGCTGCATCGCCTGATACTAGCATGGATTCCTTAAACCTTGAAAACCTGGAGCTTAGAGATGTTCACCATCCTACCTCTAGCCCCAAGCGTTCTGTTAGTCAAAGAAGTAAAGCCAAGCAGAAATCTAAGTGCAAGCCCATCAAGTTTCTTAACATAAACTGCCAGAGTGTTAAAGCAAAAAATTACCGTTTTCTGGTGATGCTCGACACAGAAAACCCGGACGTTATTACAGGTACAGAATCGTGGCTAAATAGTAATATTGCCACTGGTGAAGTAATCCCATCATGCTACCAAGTTTTCAGAAATGATAGGAGTGGTGGCGACTCACATGGGGGTGTTTTCATCGCTGTTAAAGACAATCTCATCGCAAATGAGGAGACGGACCTTATGACAGAAACAGAAAGCCTATGGGTAAGCATTCGCATGCAGGGAATGACGCCTATGTATGTGGGAGTTTTCTACCGTTCGCAAGTTACCAATACTGACTATGTGAAACAGCTTGATAGTGCTCTTAGTAAAATTCCACCGCAAGCTTCAGTGTGGTTGTTGGGAGATTTCAACCTTCCGGATGTCGATTGGGAAATTTTCAAGTTCAAGCCGGGAGGTCGCTATGCTGGACCCAGCAAAGCAATGCTGGAAATTGCGCTTGATTTCAATTTACATCAACAAGTGAAAGAGCCAACTAGACTAGACAGTATTCTTGATTTGTGCTTCACGAACTCGCCATCTTTTGTGGAAAGCGTGGTGGTTATTCCTGGTATTAGCGACCATGAAGCGGTGATTGTAAATGCTTCTGTGAAACCAAAGTTAGTTCGACCAGTCAAACGCAAGATTTTTCTCTACAAGAAAGCCAAGTTTGACGACATAGGGGACAAGATTAAGTCTTTCGACGAGAAGTTGACTCCTGACTATATTAACGCTAAGACTGTTAATGAACTTGTGACTGAATTTAATCAAGTTATCCTGAATTCTATGGATGAATTTGTGCCTTCCAAAATGACTTCTTCAAGATGGAAGTTACCGTGGATCAACAATTCAATTAAGAAAGATATTTGTAAAAAGAAACGCCTTTTTAATAAAGCAAGAAACATGGCTCCACAGCTGCCTGGGATGCCTTCAAACATTTTCGTAGACAAACAGACCGTAAAATCCGTAAAGCAAAGCGAGAGTATGTTCATGATATCATCGGCGGTAGTCTAG